One window of the Peptacetobacter hiranonis genome contains the following:
- a CDS encoding V-type ATP synthase subunit E yields MSIEKITEKILSEAQGYADDAVAEARKQEAEIIAKAQADADKILLNVQNKIKAESEKVFSRRNSLAQLETRKMLLKAKQDAVNECFERAVAEVHNMDEEKYIEFLADTLSDIGVKCGEVLFNAKDAEAVGEKVVVLANEKGNNFCLSSKTINASGGFKVVAGKVEITATIESIIEDIKEEITPDVVKALFE; encoded by the coding sequence ATGAGTATTGAAAAAATAACAGAAAAAATACTTTCTGAAGCTCAGGGATATGCAGATGATGCTGTTGCTGAAGCAAGAAAACAGGAAGCAGAAATAATAGCTAAGGCACAGGCCGATGCAGATAAAATACTTTTAAATGTCCAGAACAAGATAAAAGCTGAATCAGAAAAAGTATTCAGCAGAAGAAATTCGCTTGCTCAGCTTGAAACAAGAAAAATGCTTCTAAAAGCTAAACAGGATGCAGTTAATGAATGTTTCGAGAGAGCAGTTGCAGAAGTCCACAATATGGATGAGGAAAAATACATAGAGTTTCTAGCAGATACTTTATCTGACATAGGTGTTAAATGTGGAGAAGTTCTTTTCAATGCTAAAGACGCTGAAGCTGTTGGAGAAAAAGTAGTTGTTCTGGCAAATGAAAAAGGAAATAACTTTTGTTTATCAAGTAAAACAATAAATGCTAGTGGAGGATTCAAAGTTGTAGCTGGTAAAGTTGAAATAACTGCTACTATAGAATCTATAATTGAAGATATAAAAGAAGAAATAACACCTGATGTGGTAAAGGCATTGTTCGAATAA
- a CDS encoding V-type ATP synthase subunit A → MSQGKVVKVSGPLVVAEGMQEANMFDVVRVSDEGLIGEIIEMRGDKASIQVYEETAGLGPGTKVVSTHAPLSVELGPGLIENMYDGIQRPLEKMVEVAGSNISRGINVSAIDRDKKWEFVPTVAVGDAVQTGDIIGTVQETVVVEHRIMVPVGVKGTVKEIKSGEFTVEETVCVLTLEDGSEKELTMMQKWPVRVARPYKEKLVPDMPLVTGQRVIDTMFPIAKGGVAAVPGPFGSGKTVVQHQLAKWADAEIVVYIGCGERGNEMTDVLREFPELQDPKTGESLMKRTILIANTSDMPVAAREASIYTGITIAEYFRDMGYSVALMADSTSRWAEALREMSGRLEEMPGEEGYPAYLGSRLAQFYERAGRVVSLGTEGREGALSAIGAVSPPGGDTSEPVSQATLRIVKVFWGLDSDLAYKRHFPAINWLSSYSLYVDRLNKWFDKNVNKYWSTNRADAMKLLQEEAELQEIVQLVGVDALSYSDRLKLEIARTIREDYLHQNAFHDVDTYSSLNKQFLLLRLIMLFYNRSAEAIANGADFDKLVELPVRERIGRFKYVEEKDVNEVYAAIDEEMVSCLADLTAKEVE, encoded by the coding sequence ATGAGCCAAGGAAAAGTAGTTAAAGTATCTGGACCACTTGTTGTTGCTGAAGGTATGCAAGAAGCCAACATGTTTGACGTGGTTCGTGTCTCAGATGAGGGACTTATAGGTGAAATAATCGAGATGCGTGGAGATAAAGCATCTATTCAGGTATATGAAGAAACAGCAGGTCTTGGACCAGGAACAAAAGTTGTATCAACTCACGCTCCTCTAAGTGTTGAGCTTGGACCAGGACTTATAGAAAATATGTACGATGGTATCCAGCGTCCACTAGAAAAAATGGTGGAAGTTGCAGGATCTAATATATCAAGAGGTATAAATGTTTCAGCAATAGACAGAGATAAAAAATGGGAATTTGTTCCTACTGTAGCTGTTGGAGATGCTGTACAGACTGGAGATATAATAGGTACAGTTCAGGAAACTGTTGTTGTAGAACATAGAATAATGGTTCCTGTAGGAGTAAAAGGTACTGTTAAAGAAATAAAATCTGGTGAATTCACTGTAGAAGAAACAGTTTGTGTTCTTACTCTTGAAGATGGATCAGAAAAAGAATTAACTATGATGCAGAAATGGCCAGTCAGAGTTGCTAGACCATACAAAGAAAAACTAGTTCCAGATATGCCTCTAGTAACTGGACAGAGAGTTATAGATACAATGTTCCCTATAGCAAAAGGTGGGGTTGCAGCTGTACCGGGACCTTTCGGAAGTGGTAAAACAGTTGTTCAGCATCAGCTTGCTAAATGGGCAGACGCAGAAATAGTTGTTTATATAGGTTGTGGTGAACGTGGAAACGAAATGACAGACGTTCTTCGTGAGTTCCCAGAACTTCAGGACCCTAAAACTGGTGAATCACTAATGAAGAGAACTATACTTATAGCTAATACTTCAGATATGCCGGTTGCAGCCCGTGAAGCATCTATATATACAGGTATAACAATAGCAGAATACTTCAGAGATATGGGTTACTCAGTAGCACTTATGGCAGACTCTACATCAAGATGGGCCGAAGCTCTTCGTGAAATGTCAGGACGTCTTGAAGAAATGCCAGGTGAAGAAGGTTACCCAGCATACTTAGGATCTCGTCTAGCTCAGTTCTATGAAAGAGCTGGTAGAGTAGTAAGCTTAGGAACAGAAGGAAGAGAAGGTGCACTATCTGCAATAGGTGCCGTTTCACCTCCAGGTGGGGATACTTCTGAACCAGTTTCTCAGGCTACTCTTCGTATAGTAAAAGTATTCTGGGGACTAGATAGTGACCTTGCTTACAAACGTCACTTCCCAGCTATAAACTGGTTATCAAGTTATTCTCTATATGTAGACAGATTAAACAAATGGTTTGATAAAAATGTTAATAAATACTGGTCAACAAATAGAGCAGACGCTATGAAGTTACTTCAGGAAGAAGCAGAACTTCAGGAAATAGTACAGCTAGTTGGTGTGGATGCACTTTCATACTCAGATAGATTAAAACTTGAAATAGCAAGAACAATACGTGAAGACTACTTACATCAGAATGCTTTCCACGATGTAGATACATATTCTTCACTAAACAAACAGTTCTTATTATTAAGATTAATAATGCTATTCTACAACAGAAGTGCAGAAGCAATAGCAAACGGAGCTGATTTTGATAAATTAGTAGAACTTCCAGTAAGAGAAAGAATAGGAAGATTCAAATACGTAGAAGAAAAAGACGTAAATGAAGTTTACGCAGCAATAGATGAAGAAATGGTAAGTTGCTTAGCAGACTTAACAGCTAAGGAGGTGGAGTAA
- a CDS encoding V-type ATP synthase subunit F produces MYRIGVIGDRDSVVGFKAVGLDTYPCMNSDEAKKILHKLVTEGNFAIIYITESLCKDMIEEIDSYKSLMTPAIIPIPGVDGSLGIGIAGVKKNVEKAVGADILFGDK; encoded by the coding sequence ATGTATAGAATAGGAGTAATAGGTGACAGAGATAGTGTTGTAGGGTTTAAAGCTGTTGGACTAGATACATACCCTTGTATGAACTCAGACGAAGCTAAAAAAATTCTACACAAACTTGTAACTGAAGGGAATTTCGCTATTATCTACATAACAGAAAGTCTATGCAAAGATATGATAGAAGAAATAGACAGCTATAAATCACTAATGACACCAGCTATAATCCCTATACCAGGAGTTGACGGAAGCTTAGGAATAGGAATAGCAGGAGTTAAAAAGAATGTAGAAAAAGCAGTTGGAGCTGATATTCTTTTCGGAGATAAGTAA
- a CDS encoding V-type ATP synthase subunit I, which produces MSIVKMKKLSVIGLSNNKEELIKHLMDLGVVELSAQDQKLLDEEWANIVVKDGNEDEVSRIDSELQKISTVLETLEQYDKSKKPLIKTRRAITKREFKKVMEDKENIQSTVEKVYKLYNSLVNLKGQENKIETNMVSLKPWLSYDIPVELRETESTEILMGVVPSVTEIEAMRAAVEKATDRTVFRLIGSDADQHYLSIIALKDDIELVLDCVRQFGFNKVTFSNMYGTPAEITGSYEKELAEIAKEKELVEADITSMTGEIKKVECLYDDTIIEKDRNQIRNRLLKTEASFYFDGYMPAAAEKSVQRVLEENECYYEFNEIPEGEEAPVLLHNTGAIYPFEAITNLYALPEYKEIDPTKWLAPFYFIFFGMMLSDAAYGIIMAVGCFIISKKFRLEGMTKKLINMFFWCGISTAIWGALFGGWFGDLPTVAAKTFFGIDNFVIKPLWFNPVSDPMKLLIFSFILGGIHLFLGMGIQAYMLIRDGKPLDALFDIGLWYVLLVGLVLFGVGGKIGPAFATAGKYMSIIGVVGILLTGGRRKKGIFGKITGGLGSLYDITSYLADILSYSRLLALGLATGVIAQVINTMGSLAGGGIKGSILLIVVAVFGHLFNLAINALGSFVHASRLQYVEFFGKFYKGGGTAFEPFDKKTKYVDIVKEED; this is translated from the coding sequence ATGTCAATTGTTAAGATGAAAAAACTTTCTGTCATAGGACTGAGCAACAATAAAGAAGAGCTTATAAAACATTTAATGGATCTTGGTGTAGTTGAATTAAGTGCACAGGATCAAAAACTTCTTGATGAAGAGTGGGCTAATATAGTTGTAAAAGATGGTAACGAAGATGAAGTAAGTAGAATTGATTCAGAGCTTCAGAAAATTTCTACAGTACTAGAAACACTTGAACAGTACGATAAATCTAAAAAACCTCTTATAAAGACTAGAAGAGCTATTACAAAGAGAGAATTTAAAAAGGTTATGGAGGATAAGGAAAATATCCAAAGTACAGTGGAAAAGGTTTATAAGCTTTATAATAGTCTTGTGAATCTGAAAGGACAAGAAAATAAAATAGAAACTAATATGGTTTCATTAAAGCCATGGCTTTCTTATGACATACCTGTTGAATTAAGGGAAACAGAAAGTACTGAGATTCTAATGGGGGTTGTTCCTAGCGTAACAGAGATAGAAGCTATGAGAGCTGCTGTAGAGAAAGCTACAGATAGAACAGTATTTAGACTTATCGGAAGCGATGCAGATCAGCATTACTTATCTATAATAGCTCTAAAAGATGATATCGAACTTGTTTTAGATTGTGTTAGACAGTTTGGATTTAACAAAGTTACATTCTCAAACATGTACGGAACACCAGCTGAAATAACAGGAAGCTATGAAAAAGAGCTTGCTGAAATAGCAAAAGAAAAAGAATTAGTGGAAGCGGATATAACTTCTATGACAGGAGAAATCAAAAAAGTAGAATGTTTATACGACGATACTATAATAGAAAAAGATAGAAATCAGATAAGAAATAGGCTTTTAAAAACAGAAGCTTCTTTCTATTTTGACGGATATATGCCAGCAGCGGCAGAAAAAAGCGTTCAGAGAGTGCTAGAAGAAAATGAATGTTATTACGAATTTAATGAAATTCCAGAAGGAGAAGAAGCACCAGTATTACTACACAATACAGGAGCTATATATCCATTCGAAGCGATAACAAACCTTTATGCATTACCTGAATACAAGGAAATAGACCCTACAAAATGGTTAGCACCTTTCTACTTTATATTCTTCGGTATGATGCTAAGTGATGCGGCATACGGAATAATAATGGCAGTTGGATGCTTTATAATATCTAAGAAATTCAGACTAGAAGGAATGACTAAAAAACTTATAAATATGTTCTTCTGGTGTGGTATTTCAACAGCAATATGGGGAGCACTGTTTGGTGGTTGGTTTGGAGATTTACCTACAGTTGCAGCAAAGACATTCTTTGGAATAGACAACTTTGTAATCAAGCCACTTTGGTTTAACCCAGTAAGTGACCCTATGAAGTTATTAATATTCTCATTCATACTAGGTGGTATACATTTATTCCTAGGTATGGGAATACAGGCATATATGCTTATAAGAGATGGTAAACCATTAGACGCATTATTTGATATAGGTTTATGGTACGTACTTTTAGTAGGTTTAGTTCTATTTGGTGTAGGTGGAAAGATAGGACCAGCATTTGCTACAGCAGGTAAATATATGTCAATCATAGGTGTTGTAGGAATCCTTCTAACAGGAGGAAGACGGAAAAAAGGAATATTCGGAAAGATTACAGGCGGTTTAGGAAGCTTATACGATATAACTTCTTATTTAGCTGATATTCTTTCATACTCAAGACTTCTTGCTCTAGGTCTTGCCACTGGAGTTATAGCTCAGGTTATAAATACAATGGGAAGCTTAGCAGGCGGAGGAATAAAAGGATCTATATTATTAATAGTAGTTGCTGTATTTGGACATTTATTCAACCTAGCAATAAATGCACTTGGTAGTTTCGTTCACGCCAGCAGACTACAGTACGTTGAATTCTTCGGTAAATTCTACAAAGGCGGAGGAACAGCGTTTGAACCATTTGATAAAAAGACAAAATATGTCGACATAGTTAAGGAGGAAGATTAA
- a CDS encoding V-type ATP synthase subunit B, translating to MIKEYKTIAEVAGPLMLVKDVEGVTYDELGEIELPSGEKRRCKVLEVNGNNALVQLFENSAGINLAESKVRFLGHGMELAVSEEMLGRVFDGMGRPKDGGPDIIPEMKLDINGLPMNPAARDYPSEFIQTGVSAIDGLNTLVRGQKLPIFSGSGLPHAELASQIARQAQVLNSESNFAVVFAAMGITYEEADYFVSDFKRTGAIDRTVLFMNLANDPAVERISTPRMALTAAEYLAFEKHMHVLVILTDITNYAEALREVSAARKEVPGRRGYPGYLYTDLATMYERAGRKMGCEGSITMIPILTMPEDDKTHPIPDLTGYITEGQIILSRELYRKGVTPPINVLPSLSRLKDKGIGKGKTREDHADTMNQLFAAYARGKEAKELMSILGEAALTNIDKKYAKFADAFEMEYVNQGYETNRSIEETLEIGWKLLTILPKSELKRIKDANIEKYYPEETYDPDAK from the coding sequence TTGATAAAAGAGTATAAGACTATTGCAGAAGTGGCCGGACCACTGATGCTTGTTAAAGACGTAGAAGGCGTAACATATGACGAACTTGGAGAAATAGAACTTCCTTCTGGTGAAAAAAGAAGATGTAAAGTACTAGAAGTTAATGGGAATAATGCTCTTGTTCAGTTATTCGAAAACTCAGCAGGTATAAACCTAGCTGAAAGTAAGGTAAGATTCCTTGGACATGGTATGGAACTTGCCGTATCAGAAGAAATGTTAGGTAGAGTATTTGATGGTATGGGTAGACCAAAAGATGGTGGACCAGACATAATACCAGAAATGAAATTAGATATAAATGGGTTACCTATGAACCCTGCAGCTCGTGACTATCCGTCTGAATTCATACAGACTGGTGTATCTGCAATAGATGGACTAAACACATTAGTTAGAGGACAGAAACTTCCTATATTCTCAGGATCAGGTCTTCCTCATGCAGAATTAGCATCTCAGATAGCTAGACAGGCTCAGGTTCTTAACAGTGAATCTAACTTCGCAGTTGTATTCGCTGCAATGGGTATAACATACGAAGAAGCAGATTACTTCGTATCTGACTTCAAAAGAACAGGTGCTATAGATAGAACAGTTCTATTTATGAACTTAGCCAATGACCCTGCTGTTGAACGTATATCTACTCCACGTATGGCGTTAACAGCTGCTGAATATCTTGCATTTGAAAAACACATGCACGTACTAGTTATATTAACAGATATAACAAACTATGCAGAAGCTCTTCGTGAAGTATCTGCAGCAAGAAAAGAAGTTCCAGGTAGAAGAGGATATCCAGGATACCTATATACTGACCTTGCTACAATGTATGAAAGAGCTGGTAGAAAAATGGGTTGTGAAGGTTCAATAACAATGATACCTATATTAACAATGCCAGAAGATGATAAAACTCATCCAATACCAGACTTAACTGGATACATCACAGAAGGACAGATAATACTTTCTCGTGAACTTTATCGTAAAGGTGTTACACCACCAATAAACGTACTTCCTTCACTATCTCGTCTAAAAGACAAAGGTATAGGTAAAGGAAAAACTAGAGAAGACCATGCAGATACAATGAACCAGTTATTCGCTGCATATGCTCGTGGTAAAGAAGCTAAAGAGCTTATGTCAATACTTGGTGAAGCTGCACTTACAAACATAGATAAAAAGTATGCAAAATTTGCTGATGCTTTTGAAATGGAATATGTAAATCAGGGATATGAAACTAATAGATCTATAGAAGA
- a CDS encoding V-type ATP synthase subunit K, translating into MSIGTMLAILGASLAAIAGIGSAIGVGIAGEAAAGVVAEDPKKFGQTLIMQALPGTQGIYGLLIAFIIMLKIGLMGGSGIAELTVAQGAAILAAAAPIGIVGVFSAIAQGKAAAAGIMLIARKPEELAKGMIYAAMVETYAVLALLVSFLMLNAIAL; encoded by the coding sequence ATGTCAATCGGTACAATGTTAGCAATTTTAGGAGCATCATTAGCAGCAATAGCAGGTATAGGAAGTGCGATAGGTGTAGGTATAGCTGGGGAAGCAGCAGCAGGAGTAGTAGCAGAAGACCCTAAAAAATTCGGTCAGACACTAATCATGCAGGCTCTACCAGGTACTCAGGGTATATATGGATTATTAATAGCTTTCATCATAATGCTTAAAATAGGTCTTATGGGTGGAAGTGGAATAGCAGAATTAACAGTTGCACAGGGTGCAGCAATATTAGCAGCAGCAGCACCTATAGGAATAGTTGGTGTATTCTCAGCTATAGCTCAGGGTAAAGCAGCAGCAGCTGGTATAATGCTTATAGCTAGAAAACCAGAAGAATTAGCAAAAGGTATGATATATGCAGCAATGGTTGAAACATATGCCGTATTAGCATTACTAGTATCTTTCTTAATGTTAAACGCAATAGCTTTATAA
- a CDS encoding V-type ATP synthase subunit C, which yields MAKINDRDYVFATACVRSGEKNMLSHDKIEKMVESKNPEEALKVLTEMEYGGAIPDVKPQDFEVLLTREHKRTYEFVKSIVHDPEYFNIFLYQSDYHNIKVILKAEFLGTDPEPFFMGSGSIDTKDLVNMVRERDFVGMSTEMKDAIEEVLDVFGRTKDPQQVDIILDKACYKDMIRLAEKSENAYLKGYVKLLIDTINLRIFVRMRRMNKSWDFFSKVFIEGGNITEKFFIAGYDEQLETFAEKLVSYGLSDVLAESIPMLKESGSFTMLEKLCDNRLMEYVKDSRYKSFGIEAIVGYILAKENEIKAARIIMAGKLAGLPSDRIRERLRVSYV from the coding sequence TTGGCAAAGATTAACGATAGAGATTACGTATTTGCCACTGCCTGTGTAAGAAGCGGAGAAAAAAATATGCTTAGCCACGACAAAATCGAAAAAATGGTTGAAAGTAAAAATCCGGAAGAAGCACTAAAAGTACTTACAGAAATGGAATACGGTGGAGCTATTCCGGATGTAAAACCACAGGATTTCGAAGTGCTCTTAACACGGGAACACAAAAGAACTTACGAATTTGTTAAATCAATAGTTCACGATCCTGAGTACTTTAACATATTTTTATATCAGTCAGACTACCATAATATAAAGGTTATATTAAAAGCAGAATTTTTAGGAACAGATCCTGAACCATTCTTTATGGGAAGTGGAAGTATAGATACTAAAGATCTTGTTAATATGGTAAGAGAAAGAGACTTCGTTGGAATGTCTACAGAGATGAAGGATGCTATAGAAGAGGTTCTAGACGTATTCGGAAGAACTAAGGATCCTCAGCAAGTAGATATAATTCTTGATAAAGCATGCTATAAAGATATGATAAGACTTGCGGAAAAATCAGAAAATGCATATTTAAAAGGATATGTAAAACTTCTAATAGATACTATTAATTTAAGAATATTTGTCAGAATGAGAAGAATGAATAAATCTTGGGACTTCTTCTCTAAAGTGTTTATAGAAGGTGGAAATATAACAGAAAAATTCTTTATAGCAGGATACGATGAACAGCTTGAAACATTTGCTGAAAAGCTAGTTTCTTATGGACTATCAGATGTCCTAGCTGAAAGTATTCCAATGCTTAAAGAAAGTGGCAGTTTCACAATGCTTGAAAAATTATGTGATAATCGTTTGATGGAATATGTAAAAGATTCAAGATATAAATCTTTTGGAATAGAAGCAATAGTTGGCTATATATTAGCTAAAGAAAACGAAATAAAAGCAGCCAGAATAATAATGGCTGGTAAGTTAGCTGGACTTCCATCAGATAGAATAAGAGAAAGGCTGAGAGTAAGTTATGTATAG